Proteins encoded within one genomic window of Sphingomonas cannabina:
- a CDS encoding glycosyl hydrolase: MAGTARWAMGSALAALAAAAAPAQDRAPDPETFRNPPAETRPDTLYFWMNGNVTREGIDADLTAMRDIGLGGAMMFDGSSDVPKGPVDYMSPHWLDLMTHMAAKADQLGLKVGLHNAPGWSSSGGPWITPAQSMQQIVWTETTVPGGKPLTVKLARPYAKRDYYRDAAVVAFPASDGDESHYRDAVAAMRTGAAVPASTLTDRDLATGVEVTPDAPLIVTMKAPFTAQAVTLYGDKDAVFSATIEASDDGKDWTRIGKVSVGPARGIESPGTLNFAGVTARQFRITPAAKTRIAEALFYATPRIDDWDMKGEHDFQMQGAVEHHPTDLLARYAIDRAKVIDITGKLDPDGTLRWTPPKGRWTVLRFGHTTTGHLNVAASDSGRGLEVDKLSAAAVDHQFDSSVARLVKAAGPLAGKSFDMIEIDSFEAGLQNWTPNLPADFAKRNGYDILPYLPALTGRIVGDLDASNRFLFDFRRTLADLMADNYYGRMQQHANAAGLRFHVEGYGPGAFDALQVSGRAQVPMTEFWSRTPWTDNRTVKMVASAGHVYGKDVIAAEAFTGEAETSRWQDFPYAMKTLGDQMFAQGFNQIYFHRYAHQPNPNAAPGMVMGPWGINLDRSNTWFAQAKPWMDYLARAQYLLRQGTYVADILYFVGEDSPNQAEYVRPQVSPDTNPKIGQYFDPQVPPGYQYDLVNAEVLLTRARIEDGRIVLPNGASYRLLVLPATLSSMTPALAAKLKELVEQGMTILGPRPVHPMTLAGKQEGDAGFRAATDAIWGDGAAARRVGKGRVFASGTVGDALAAIGVAPDAQCRTAASDGQVVWLHRRLAASDMYFVANRQRRPEQVSCTFRVGGAAPALWDAETGTVTRPALFESGRDTTRVTFDLSPAGSTFVMLDPASNARGIDWVAKDGTRFADLDAAPAKAPASPQDSFTISLWAKPDIDLRLMPEEKVEGRINETGKNYLIPARSGRDMHGEGTAVAGLALGRNGAFVIERVSPDSVPAVLVSHQPVAGWTHVALVYDKGTPSLYLNGKLVRTGLRSGRTVFAGGGDPPSPNGVTYFFEGNFTPAHTVARVLTPAEIAAEAAAGPPAPTISPTPAELSCTADGELQALAWESGRYTTSGGGKFKADVPAPLAVEGPWTVRFQPGRGAPDQTVLPKLESLSRNADDGIRHFSGTATYTRTIDVPASLLRRGRRVYLDLGRVEVLSGVTVNGKDLGVAWKEPYRVDITDVVRPGANSVSLAVTNLWANRMIADAALPEEGRFVDAEWPIGERFSAEGRKTGDIMARKITELPEWYRDGKPKPPGGRVAFTPWLFYAKDEPLLDSGLLGPVRVVFADEVAVQ, from the coding sequence ATGGCGGGCACGGCACGATGGGCGATGGGCAGCGCGCTGGCGGCGCTGGCCGCGGCGGCCGCGCCCGCGCAGGATCGCGCGCCCGACCCCGAGACCTTTCGCAACCCGCCGGCCGAGACGCGGCCCGACACGCTCTATTTCTGGATGAACGGCAACGTCACCCGCGAAGGCATCGACGCCGACCTGACGGCGATGCGCGACATCGGCCTCGGCGGCGCGATGATGTTCGACGGCAGCAGCGACGTGCCGAAGGGGCCGGTCGACTACATGAGCCCGCACTGGCTCGACCTGATGACGCACATGGCGGCGAAGGCCGACCAGCTCGGCCTCAAGGTCGGCCTGCACAACGCGCCGGGCTGGTCGTCGAGCGGCGGCCCGTGGATCACCCCGGCGCAGTCGATGCAGCAGATCGTGTGGACGGAGACCACCGTCCCCGGCGGCAAGCCGCTGACCGTCAAGCTCGCCCGCCCCTATGCCAAGCGCGACTATTACCGCGACGCCGCGGTGGTCGCCTTTCCCGCCTCGGACGGCGACGAGAGCCATTATCGCGACGCCGTCGCGGCGATGCGCACCGGCGCCGCGGTGCCGGCGTCGACGCTCACCGACCGCGACCTCGCTACCGGCGTCGAGGTCACGCCGGACGCGCCGCTGATCGTCACGATGAAGGCGCCGTTCACCGCGCAGGCGGTGACGCTCTACGGCGACAAGGACGCGGTGTTCTCCGCGACAATAGAGGCGTCCGACGACGGTAAGGACTGGACGCGGATCGGCAAGGTCTCGGTCGGTCCCGCGCGCGGGATCGAATCCCCGGGCACGCTCAACTTCGCCGGCGTCACCGCCCGGCAGTTCCGCATCACGCCCGCCGCCAAGACCCGGATCGCCGAAGCGCTGTTCTACGCGACCCCCCGCATCGACGATTGGGACATGAAGGGCGAGCACGACTTCCAGATGCAGGGCGCCGTCGAGCATCATCCGACCGACCTGCTCGCCCGCTACGCAATCGATCGGGCCAAGGTGATCGACATCACCGGCAAGCTCGATCCCGACGGCACGCTCAGGTGGACGCCCCCGAAAGGCCGCTGGACGGTGCTGCGCTTCGGCCACACCACCACCGGCCACCTCAACGTCGCCGCGTCGGATTCGGGCCGCGGGCTGGAGGTCGACAAGCTCAGCGCCGCCGCCGTCGACCATCAGTTCGACAGCAGCGTCGCCCGGTTGGTGAAGGCGGCCGGCCCGCTCGCCGGCAAGTCGTTCGACATGATCGAGATCGACAGCTTCGAGGCCGGCCTCCAGAACTGGACGCCCAACCTCCCCGCCGACTTCGCCAAACGCAACGGCTACGACATTCTGCCCTATCTGCCGGCGCTGACCGGCCGCATCGTCGGCGACCTCGACGCGTCGAACCGCTTCCTGTTCGACTTCCGCCGCACGCTCGCCGACCTGATGGCCGACAACTACTACGGCCGGATGCAGCAGCACGCCAACGCCGCCGGGCTGCGCTTCCACGTCGAGGGTTACGGCCCCGGCGCGTTCGATGCGCTCCAGGTCTCGGGACGCGCCCAGGTGCCGATGACCGAATTCTGGTCGCGCACGCCCTGGACCGACAACCGCACGGTCAAGATGGTCGCCTCCGCCGGCCACGTCTACGGCAAGGACGTCATCGCCGCCGAGGCCTTCACCGGCGAGGCGGAGACCAGTCGCTGGCAGGACTTCCCCTATGCGATGAAGACTTTGGGCGACCAGATGTTCGCGCAGGGGTTCAACCAGATCTACTTCCACCGCTACGCGCACCAGCCCAACCCGAATGCGGCGCCGGGCATGGTGATGGGGCCGTGGGGCATCAACCTCGACCGCTCGAACACCTGGTTCGCCCAGGCGAAGCCGTGGATGGATTACCTCGCCCGCGCCCAGTACCTGCTGCGCCAGGGCACCTATGTCGCCGACATCCTCTATTTCGTCGGCGAGGATAGCCCCAACCAGGCCGAATATGTCCGTCCCCAGGTGTCGCCGGACACCAACCCGAAGATCGGCCAGTATTTCGACCCGCAGGTGCCGCCCGGCTACCAGTACGACCTCGTCAACGCCGAGGTGCTGCTGACCCGCGCGCGGATCGAGGACGGCCGCATCGTGCTGCCCAACGGCGCCAGCTATCGCCTGCTCGTCCTGCCGGCGACCCTCTCCAGCATGACGCCCGCGCTCGCCGCCAAGCTCAAGGAGCTCGTCGAGCAGGGCATGACGATCCTCGGCCCGCGCCCGGTGCATCCGATGACGCTGGCGGGCAAGCAGGAGGGCGACGCCGGCTTCCGCGCCGCGACCGACGCGATCTGGGGCGACGGCGCCGCCGCCCGCCGGGTGGGCAAGGGGCGCGTGTTCGCCTCCGGCACCGTCGGCGACGCGCTGGCGGCGATCGGCGTCGCGCCCGACGCGCAGTGCCGCACCGCCGCGTCCGACGGGCAGGTGGTGTGGCTCCATCGCCGGCTGGCCGCGAGCGACATGTATTTCGTCGCCAACCGCCAGCGCCGGCCGGAGCAGGTCTCCTGCACCTTCCGCGTCGGCGGCGCGGCGCCCGCGCTGTGGGATGCGGAAACCGGCACCGTCACCCGGCCCGCGCTGTTCGAGAGCGGCCGCGACACGACGCGCGTGACGTTCGACCTGTCTCCGGCCGGCTCGACCTTCGTGATGCTGGATCCCGCGAGCAATGCTCGGGGCATCGACTGGGTGGCGAAGGACGGTACGCGCTTTGCCGACCTCGACGCCGCGCCGGCGAAAGCGCCCGCCTCACCGCAGGACAGCTTCACCATATCGCTCTGGGCCAAGCCCGACATCGACCTGCGCCTGATGCCGGAGGAGAAGGTCGAAGGCCGCATCAACGAGACCGGCAAGAACTATCTCATCCCCGCCCGCTCCGGCCGCGACATGCATGGCGAGGGAACCGCGGTGGCCGGCCTCGCGCTCGGCCGCAACGGCGCCTTCGTCATCGAGCGGGTGTCGCCGGACAGCGTGCCGGCCGTGCTGGTCAGCCATCAGCCGGTCGCCGGCTGGACGCATGTCGCACTGGTCTACGACAAGGGCACGCCGAGCCTCTACCTCAACGGCAAGCTCGTCCGCACCGGCCTCCGGAGCGGCCGCACCGTCTTCGCCGGCGGCGGCGATCCGCCCTCGCCCAACGGCGTCACCTATTTCTTCGAGGGCAATTTCACGCCCGCACACACCGTCGCCCGCGTGCTGACCCCGGCGGAGATCGCCGCTGAGGCGGCCGCCGGCCCGCCCGCGCCGACAATCTCGCCGACGCCCGCCGAGCTCAGCTGTACCGCGGACGGCGAGCTCCAGGCGCTGGCGTGGGAGAGCGGCCGCTACACCACCAGCGGCGGCGGCAAGTTCAAGGCCGATGTCCCCGCGCCGCTTGCGGTCGAAGGACCCTGGACGGTCCGCTTCCAGCCCGGCCGCGGCGCGCCGGACCAGACCGTGCTGCCGAAGCTCGAAAGCCTCAGCCGCAACGCCGACGACGGCATCCGCCACTTCTCCGGCACCGCCACCTACACCCGCACGATCGACGTGCCGGCGTCGCTGCTGCGCAGGGGCCGGCGCGTCTATCTCGACCTCGGCCGGGTCGAGGTGCTGTCGGGCGTCACCGTCAACGGCAAGGACCTGGGCGTCGCCTGGAAGGAACCCTATCGCGTCGACATCACCGACGTCGTCCGTCCCGGCGCCAACAGCGTGTCGCTGGCCGTCACCAACCTCTGGGCCAACCGCATGATCGCCGACGCGGCGCTGCCCGAGGAGGGCAGGTTCGTCGACGCCGAATGGCCGATCGGCGAGCGTTTCTCAGCCGAAGGCAGGAAGACCGGCGACATCATGGCCCGCAAGATCACCGAGCTTCCTGAGTGGTACCGGGACGGCAAGCCCAAGCCGCCGGGCGGCCGCGTCGCCTTCACGCCGTGGCTGTTCTACGCCAAGGACGAGCCGCTGCTCGATTCCGGCCTGCTCGGGCCGGTTCGGGTGGTGTTCGCGGACGAGGTGGCGGTGCAATAA
- a CDS encoding CaiB/BaiF CoA transferase family protein has product MSAARPLDGLLVIDMAQFLSGPSAALRLGDLGARVIKVERPGAGDICRTLYLSDTDIGGASTLFHAINRGKESIALDYKQPADRAALLRLATRADVVIQNFRPGVAGRLGVGPEQLRAANPRLVVGSISGYGEDGPWADLPGQDLLAQALSGVTWLNGSAADGPVPVGLSIADMLAGHVLVEGILAALVRRGIGGEGAHVATSLLEVLVDFQFEVLTTHLGDGGRLPRRAAVDNAHAYLAAPYGVYRTADGWLALAMTPLARLAPLLDLDLTGDPFADRDAIKARIAGRLGEDTTDAWMARLRPHDIWCAPVLDWPALLASEAFRRLDLLQQAGGITTTRAPLRIDGARASNPAGAPAIDQHGAAIRREFGL; this is encoded by the coding sequence ATGAGCGCCGCCCGCCCGCTCGACGGGCTGCTCGTCATCGACATGGCGCAGTTCCTGTCCGGCCCCTCGGCGGCGCTCCGGCTCGGCGACCTCGGCGCGCGCGTGATCAAGGTCGAGCGGCCGGGGGCGGGCGACATCTGCCGCACCCTCTATCTCTCCGACACCGACATCGGCGGCGCCTCGACGCTGTTCCACGCGATCAACCGCGGCAAGGAAAGCATCGCGCTCGACTACAAGCAGCCCGCCGACCGCGCCGCGCTGCTCCGCCTCGCGACCCGCGCGGACGTGGTGATCCAGAATTTCCGCCCCGGCGTCGCCGGACGGCTCGGCGTCGGCCCGGAGCAGCTCCGCGCCGCCAACCCGCGGCTCGTGGTCGGCTCGATCAGCGGCTACGGCGAGGACGGGCCCTGGGCCGACCTTCCCGGCCAGGACCTGCTCGCGCAGGCGCTGTCCGGCGTGACGTGGCTCAACGGCAGCGCCGCCGACGGGCCGGTGCCGGTCGGCCTGTCGATCGCCGACATGCTCGCGGGCCATGTGCTGGTCGAGGGCATCCTGGCGGCGCTCGTCCGCCGCGGCATCGGCGGCGAGGGCGCGCATGTCGCGACCAGCCTGCTCGAGGTGCTGGTCGACTTCCAGTTCGAGGTGCTGACTACGCACCTCGGCGACGGCGGCCGGCTGCCGCGGCGCGCGGCGGTCGACAACGCCCACGCCTACCTCGCCGCGCCCTACGGCGTGTACCGCACCGCCGACGGCTGGCTCGCATTGGCGATGACGCCGCTCGCCAGGCTCGCGCCGCTGCTCGATCTCGACCTCACGGGCGATCCCTTCGCCGACCGCGACGCGATCAAAGCCCGGATCGCCGGCCGCCTCGGCGAGGACACCACCGACGCCTGGATGGCCAGGCTGCGCCCGCACGACATCTGGTGCGCGCCGGTGCTCGACTGGCCGGCGCTGCTCGCCTCGGAGGCGTTCCGCCGTCTCGACCTGCTCCAGCAGGCCGGCGGGATCACGACCACCCGCGCCCCGCTCCGCATCGACGGCGCGCGCGCGAGCAACCCCGCGGGCGCGCCCGCGATCGACCAGCACGGCGCCGCGATCCGGCGCGAGTTCGGTCTGTAA
- a CDS encoding extracellular solute-binding protein has protein sequence MRGMTWDHPRGFDPLVTATREWVANGGDPIDWDRRSLQDFESFSVEELARRYDLIVIDHPHVGQVADTGCLAPLDELCDPDALRGIAAGSVGGSYESYNWSGHQWALPIDAAAQVQAWVPGRIGAPLRDWDAVIALGKEGRLTIPLRPPHSLMSLFSLCGLLGVTLPVEGEALFPEEARAAYDRFAELATVIDPAAYDQDPIAVLEAMAEPDARIAAAPLIYGYVSYAQQGFRPTRIAFADLPASDPRGSTLGGTGIAVSAFGAAPAEAARFAQWVASGAVQRTLYATAGGQPAHAGAWGDEAVNAPVAGFYAQTRATLDRSWIRPRHDGYMAFQQAASDRLNQALRSGEDATSALAALNALYRDSR, from the coding sequence ATGCGCGGAATGACGTGGGACCATCCACGCGGGTTCGATCCGCTGGTCACCGCAACGCGCGAATGGGTGGCGAACGGCGGCGACCCGATCGACTGGGACCGCCGCTCGCTCCAGGATTTCGAGAGCTTTTCCGTGGAGGAGCTGGCGCGCCGCTACGACCTCATCGTGATCGATCACCCGCACGTCGGCCAGGTCGCCGATACGGGCTGCCTGGCCCCTCTCGACGAGCTCTGCGACCCCGATGCGCTCCGGGGAATCGCGGCGGGATCGGTCGGCGGCTCTTACGAGAGCTACAACTGGTCCGGCCATCAATGGGCGCTGCCGATCGACGCGGCCGCGCAGGTGCAGGCCTGGGTGCCCGGCCGGATCGGCGCGCCGCTGCGCGACTGGGATGCGGTGATCGCGTTGGGGAAGGAGGGGCGGCTGACGATCCCGCTCCGCCCGCCGCATTCGCTGATGTCGCTGTTCTCGCTGTGCGGGCTCCTCGGCGTGACCCTGCCGGTAGAGGGCGAGGCGCTGTTCCCGGAAGAGGCGCGGGCCGCCTATGACCGGTTCGCCGAGCTGGCGACAGTCATCGATCCGGCAGCCTATGACCAAGACCCGATCGCCGTGCTCGAGGCGATGGCCGAGCCAGACGCCCGGATCGCGGCCGCGCCGCTGATTTACGGCTATGTGAGCTATGCCCAGCAGGGCTTCCGTCCGACGCGGATCGCCTTCGCCGACCTGCCCGCATCCGATCCGCGCGGATCGACCCTCGGCGGCACCGGCATCGCGGTGTCGGCGTTCGGCGCCGCGCCCGCCGAAGCCGCCCGCTTCGCGCAATGGGTCGCGAGCGGCGCGGTGCAGCGCACCCTCTACGCCACCGCCGGCGGACAGCCCGCCCATGCCGGCGCCTGGGGCGACGAAGCGGTCAACGCGCCGGTCGCCGGCTTCTATGCCCAGACGCGCGCCACGCTCGACCGCTCCTGGATCCGGCCGCGCCACGACGGCTACATGGCCTTCCAACAGGCCGCCTCCGATCGGCTCAACCAGGCGCTGCGCTCGGGCGAGGACGCCACTTCCGCGCTCGCCGCGCTCAACGCCCTCTACCGGGACAGCCGATGA
- a CDS encoding CaiB/BaiF CoA transferase family protein translates to MAAAQQDSDLGMPLDGVTVLDFSQFLAGPSAALRLGDLGARVIKVERPDGGDAGRKLYLADLAFDRDSALFHAINRGKLSVAADLKDAGDLAKVKALVARADVLIHNFRPGIMERLGLGWEAVAALNPRLIYAGVSGYGPTGPWRDRPGQDLLVQSLSGIAWLSGNADGPPVPAGLAITDMMAGAQLAQGILALLVRRGVTGKGGRVDVSLIEAAIDLQFEHLAVYLNRGGAMPARSKVANANLYLAAPYGIYATADGHLAIAMCPVDRLAEVIDCLALAAFPADRWFAERDAIKAVLRDHLAARPSRHWLDRLEPAGIWAAPVNDWPGFTADPAFAALEATQQVTSPDGDRLTLTRCPIRIDGRILANGRAAPRLGADTALMDTAP, encoded by the coding sequence ATGGCCGCCGCCCAGCAGGACAGCGACCTCGGCATGCCGCTGGACGGCGTGACGGTGCTCGACTTCAGCCAGTTCCTCGCCGGCCCCTCGGCAGCGCTGCGGCTCGGCGATCTCGGCGCGCGGGTGATCAAGGTCGAGCGGCCCGACGGCGGCGACGCCGGCCGCAAACTCTATCTCGCCGACCTCGCCTTCGACCGGGACAGCGCGCTGTTCCACGCGATCAACCGCGGCAAGCTCTCGGTCGCGGCGGACCTCAAGGATGCCGGCGACCTCGCCAAGGTGAAGGCGCTGGTCGCGCGCGCCGACGTGCTGATCCACAATTTCCGGCCGGGCATCATGGAACGGCTCGGGCTCGGCTGGGAGGCGGTGGCGGCGCTCAACCCGCGGCTGATCTATGCCGGCGTCAGCGGCTATGGGCCGACGGGGCCGTGGCGCGACCGGCCGGGGCAGGACCTGCTCGTCCAGTCGCTGTCGGGGATCGCCTGGCTCTCCGGCAACGCGGATGGGCCGCCGGTGCCGGCGGGGCTGGCGATCACCGACATGATGGCGGGCGCGCAGCTCGCGCAGGGCATCCTCGCGCTGCTGGTACGGCGCGGCGTCACCGGCAAGGGCGGGCGCGTCGACGTCAGCCTGATCGAGGCGGCGATCGACCTGCAGTTCGAGCATCTCGCGGTCTACCTCAATCGCGGCGGCGCGATGCCCGCGCGGAGCAAGGTCGCCAACGCCAACCTCTATCTCGCCGCGCCCTACGGCATCTATGCCACCGCCGACGGCCATCTCGCCATCGCGATGTGCCCGGTCGACCGGCTGGCCGAGGTGATCGATTGCCTTGCGCTCGCGGCCTTCCCGGCCGACCGCTGGTTCGCCGAGCGCGATGCGATCAAGGCGGTGCTGCGCGATCATCTCGCGGCCCGGCCGAGCAGGCACTGGCTCGACCGGCTGGAGCCGGCCGGCATCTGGGCGGCGCCGGTCAACGACTGGCCGGGCTTCACCGCCGACCCCGCCTTCGCCGCGCTGGAGGCGACGCAGCAGGTGACGTCGCCGGACGGGGACAGGCTCACCCTCACCCGCTGCCCGATCCGCATCGACGGCCGCATCCTCGCCAACGGCCGGGCGGCACCGCGGCTCGGCGCCGACACCGCATTGATGGACACCGCCCCATGA
- a CDS encoding MaoC/PaaZ C-terminal domain-containing protein gives MIVEQYFEDYEIGTERTSFGRTITETDFVVHAGHTGDFFPHHMDAEWCATQDFGQRIAHGTLVFSVGIGLTATTINPHAMSYGYDRLRFIRPVHIGDTIKTVTRIADKRDHPKRTTHGVVTEAVDIRNQRGETVLACEHLYLVLRREPLA, from the coding sequence ATGATCGTCGAGCAATATTTCGAGGACTATGAGATCGGCACCGAGCGCACCAGCTTCGGCCGCACGATCACCGAGACCGACTTCGTCGTCCACGCCGGCCACACCGGCGACTTCTTCCCGCACCACATGGATGCGGAATGGTGCGCGACGCAGGATTTCGGCCAGCGCATCGCGCACGGGACGCTGGTGTTCTCGGTGGGCATCGGGCTCACCGCCACCACCATCAACCCGCACGCGATGTCCTACGGCTACGACCGGCTGCGCTTCATCCGCCCGGTGCACATCGGCGACACGATCAAGACGGTCACCCGCATCGCCGACAAGCGCGACCATCCCAAGCGCACCACGCACGGCGTCGTCACCGAGGCGGTCGACATCCGCAACCAGCGCGGCGAGACGGTGCTGGCGTGCGAGCACCTCTACCTCGTGCTGCGCCGCGAGCCGCTGGCCTGA
- a CDS encoding sugar ABC transporter substrate-binding protein, with protein sequence MRWRPVPLLIWACVVVIAIASLASLRQAARASAPVTATVGGGPRYGLSTVGLSYPFAAAIAKGFGDAAARAGATAVVLDAQGEVQKQANDIDDLIAQRVKGIAIMPLDSVVAQGWVDRAGRAGVPVAAVAALVGDPRTRRIEDVYPGLVALASQDEVAAGEAAGTLAARLLPKDRIARIAVIEGAAGFPEVEQRARGFRQGLAKAGVRYAIVASQPGNWTSEGGEAACQNILAAQPGIDLFFNEADDMVIGCARAVRAAGSEARLVGVGGSKLAVASIKAGAVDGTVCFKPEALGALAFQALHDPQAGGPRFRTYPIPAVTRANVGECVGQW encoded by the coding sequence ATGCGCTGGCGTCCGGTCCCGCTGCTGATCTGGGCGTGCGTCGTAGTGATCGCGATCGCATCGCTGGCGTCGCTGCGGCAGGCGGCGCGGGCGAGCGCTCCCGTGACCGCGACCGTCGGCGGCGGCCCGCGCTACGGGCTGTCGACGGTGGGGCTGAGCTATCCCTTCGCCGCCGCCATCGCCAAGGGCTTCGGCGATGCCGCCGCGCGGGCCGGCGCCACCGCGGTGGTGCTCGACGCGCAGGGCGAGGTGCAGAAACAGGCCAACGACATCGACGACCTGATCGCCCAGCGCGTGAAGGGCATCGCGATCATGCCGCTCGATTCGGTGGTGGCGCAGGGCTGGGTCGACCGCGCGGGCCGCGCCGGCGTGCCGGTGGCGGCGGTCGCGGCGCTGGTCGGCGATCCCCGGACGCGCAGGATCGAGGACGTCTATCCCGGGCTGGTCGCGCTCGCTTCCCAGGACGAGGTCGCCGCCGGCGAGGCGGCCGGTACGCTCGCGGCACGGCTGCTGCCGAAGGACCGTATCGCGCGGATCGCGGTGATCGAGGGCGCCGCCGGCTTCCCGGAGGTCGAGCAGCGCGCCCGCGGCTTCCGCCAGGGCCTTGCCAAGGCAGGCGTCCGTTACGCGATCGTCGCCTCGCAGCCGGGCAACTGGACGTCGGAAGGCGGCGAGGCGGCGTGCCAGAACATCCTCGCCGCGCAGCCGGGCATCGACCTGTTCTTCAACGAGGCCGACGACATGGTGATCGGCTGCGCCCGCGCGGTGCGCGCTGCGGGCTCGGAGGCGCGGCTGGTCGGCGTCGGCGGGTCGAAGCTCGCGGTCGCCTCGATCAAGGCGGGGGCGGTCGACGGCACGGTCTGCTTCAAGCCCGAGGCGCTGGGCGCGCTCGCCTTCCAGGCGCTGCACGATCCGCAGGCGGGGGGTCCGCGCTTCCGCACCTATCCGATTCCGGCCGTCACCCGCGCCAACGTCGGGGAGTGCGTCGGCCAATGGTGA
- a CDS encoding sugar ABC transporter ATP-binding protein has protein sequence MVTLSLEGIAKTFPNGTVALRGVDLTLAPGRVHGLLGANGAGKSTLIKILAGALAPTAGTIRRDGETVRWSTPRGAKAAGVATIYQHIPLVPTLSAIENILLDEGGWRRDRPADRARIATLVASLGDPFPLDALVADLPIGARQMVAIAQALAAGAGVVVMDEPTASLAGHERTRVYETIRRLAGEGKAVLFVSHFIDEIMALTDEVTVLRDGRTVLHAETAGLQPHAIAAAIAGRSVTALERTAEPRALGALVLEVRDLASPGELAPTSFTLRAGEILGLAGTLGSGRSELLHAIFGADRRASGTVLLDGSPVGRWPDEAVAAGIALVPEDRAAQGYVPALTLAENIALPHGKRWLLNADADRAAADDAIRRLAIKAPGPDAVPGELSGGNAQKVVIAKWLSPATRVLLLDEPTAGIDIGARTDILRLIRALADGGLPVILVSSEFEELLAVCDRLLVLRDGAMVGEADPAASTESDLILMAGGGRAPVGAAA, from the coding sequence ATGGTGACGCTCAGCCTCGAAGGCATCGCCAAGACTTTTCCCAACGGCACCGTTGCCCTGCGCGGCGTCGATCTGACGCTGGCGCCGGGGAGGGTGCACGGCCTGCTCGGCGCCAACGGCGCGGGCAAGTCGACGCTGATCAAGATCCTGGCCGGCGCGCTGGCGCCCACCGCCGGCACGATCCGCCGCGACGGCGAGACGGTGCGCTGGTCGACCCCGCGCGGCGCCAAGGCGGCCGGCGTCGCCACCATCTACCAGCACATCCCGCTGGTGCCGACCTTGAGCGCGATCGAGAACATCCTGCTCGACGAGGGCGGCTGGCGGCGAGACCGCCCGGCCGATCGCGCACGCATCGCCACGCTGGTGGCATCGCTCGGCGATCCCTTCCCGCTCGATGCGCTCGTCGCCGACCTGCCGATCGGCGCGCGGCAGATGGTAGCGATCGCGCAGGCACTCGCCGCGGGCGCCGGGGTGGTGGTGATGGACGAGCCGACCGCCTCGCTCGCCGGCCATGAGCGGACGCGCGTCTACGAGACGATCCGCCGCCTCGCCGGCGAGGGCAAGGCGGTGCTGTTCGTGTCGCACTTCATCGACGAGATCATGGCGCTGACCGACGAGGTGACGGTGCTGCGCGACGGCCGCACCGTGCTTCATGCGGAGACCGCCGGGCTCCAGCCGCACGCGATCGCCGCCGCCATCGCCGGGCGATCGGTGACTGCACTCGAGCGCACGGCCGAACCGCGTGCGCTGGGCGCGCTGGTGCTGGAGGTCCGCGACCTCGCCTCGCCCGGCGAGCTCGCGCCGACCAGCTTCACGCTGCGGGCGGGCGAGATACTGGGACTGGCGGGCACGCTCGGCTCGGGCCGGAGCGAGCTGCTCCACGCGATCTTCGGTGCCGACCGGCGGGCGAGCGGGACCGTGCTGCTCGACGGTTCGCCGGTCGGGCGCTGGCCGGACGAGGCGGTCGCCGCCGGCATCGCGCTGGTGCCCGAGGACCGCGCGGCGCAGGGCTATGTCCCGGCGCTGACGCTGGCCGAGAACATCGCCCTTCCGCATGGCAAGCGATGGCTGCTGAACGCCGATGCCGATCGCGCGGCCGCGGACGATGCGATCCGGCGGCTGGCGATCAAGGCTCCCGGCCCCGACGCCGTTCCCGGCGAGCTGTCGGGCGGCAACGCGCAGAAGGTGGTGATCGCCAAATGGCTGTCGCCCGCGACGCGCGTGCTGCTGCTCGACGAGCCGACCGCCGGCATCGACATCGGCGCGCGCACGGACATCCTCCGGCTGATCCGTGCGCTGGCCGACGGGGGCCTGCCGGTGATCCTGGTCTCCTCCGAGTTCGAGGAGCTGCTCGCGGTATGCGACCGCCTGCTGGTGCTGCGCGACGGCGCGATGGTCGGCGAGGCCGATCCGGCGGCGAGCACCGAATCCGACCTCATCCTCATGGCCGGGGGCGGACGCGCGCCCGTGGGAGCCGCTGCATGA